The Octopus bimaculoides isolate UCB-OBI-ISO-001 chromosome 13, ASM119413v2, whole genome shotgun sequence genome includes a window with the following:
- the LOC106876289 gene encoding uncharacterized protein LOC106876289, producing the protein MVKFPSLYILLIFFYAAAQTLGNETEDQRNDGLITNRVGAESLLHRLVEDGHRPIYENGDDGAIMKMSRNVDESRAEESISKCENFSDNIGEMNCNGSNFHYTCYQVTGIHYVGLYITFDIRYDDYFFRVKMTMNDNQLTKYFMNGSIAKFKSGIRGLPIVTANIYDVVANPSCRHFCVDVTTTIRSKFIVRNIGCFIDY; encoded by the exons atggtgAAATTTCCGTCTCTGTATATATTACTCATATTTTTTTATGCAGCCGCACAAACTTTGGGAAATGAAACTGAGGATCAACGGAATG atGGTTTAATTACGAATAGAGTTGGTGCTGAATCTTTGCTACACAGGCTAGTTGAAGATGGGCATAGACCAATATATGAGAATGGAGATGATGGGGCAATAATGAAAATGAGTCGAAATGTTGATGAAAGCAGAGCGGAGGAAAGTATATCAAAGTGTGAAAATTTTTCAGACAATATAGGAGAGATGAATTGTAATGGTTCAAACTTCCATTACACTTGCTACCAAGTGACCGGCATACATTACGTTGGACTCTATA ttacctTTGACATACGTTATGATGATTACTTCTTTCGCGTGAAAATGACGATGAACGATAATCAATTGACCAAATATTTCA tGAATGGCAGCATAGCAAAGTTTAAAAGTGGAATTCGGGGCTTACCGATTGTGACAGCTAACATCTATGATGTCGTCGCAAATCCGAGTTGCCGACATTTCTGTGTTGATGTTACTACGACTATAAGATCGAAATTTATCGTGAGAAACATTGGTTGTTTTATCGACTATTAG